ACTACCGGACCTCGGTGATCTCCGGCCCGCGCTGGAGCTGGCCCATGCCGCCGCCGAAGCGCGAACCGGCCTCCTCCTGCTGGACGCCCTCGGGGACCATCTGGGCGTCGTTCGGCAGCTTCAGGACGATCGGGTCGCGGGGCGCCATCGGGCCCTCGCCGCGGACCACGACCGTGTCCCGGAAGATCTGCTCGAGCAGACCGGCCGCCTGCGGCTGCACCGCGCCCTGGCCCGAGATCACCCCGCGCAGGAACCAGCGGGGACCGTCCACGCCGACGAACCGCACCACCTGGAAACCGCCCGTGCCGTCCGGCAGCTGAACCGGCACCTGGGCCCGCAGCTCCCAGCCCAGGGGGCCCTCGACCTCGTCGATGATGCCACCCTGCTGGGTGATGCCGGAGCCGATCTCCTCGCGCACCTCGCCCCAGATGCCCTCGCGCTTGGGCGCGGCGAAGGCCTGCAGCTGGATGGCGCTGTCGCGCAGCACGACGGTCGCCGCGACGATCGCGTCACCCGCGACCTCGACGCGCAGCTCCATGCCGTCGACGCCCGGCACCAACAGGCCGCCCAGGTCCACCCGGCCCTCGCCGGGGTCACGGACCTCGGAGCTGTCCCAGGGCCCGTCGGGCCGCGGCTCCGGTTCGAGCCGTACGCGCTCGCGCGTGCCGTCGTCGTCCGCCTCAGTGTCGATGTCGACGACCTGCTCGGGCTCGCCGGCCGCGTCCTCGGCGGCACCCTTCTTCTTGCGACGTCCGAACACGTCACTGTCCTTCCCGGTCGGATACGACCGAAGCGTATCGATTCCCACCCGTTGCGCCGCCGTCGGCGGCCTGACCGCTTGTGCTGCTTGTGCCGCCCACCGCGGCATGGCCGCCGGTGGACCCGAAGCCCCCTTCGGCCCGTGCCGAATCGGGAAGCTCCGCGACCTCCTGGAAGCGAACCTTCTCGACCTGCTGGACGACCAGTTGGGCAATCCGGTCGAAGCGCTCGAACCGCACGGTCTCATGCGGGTCGAGATTCACCACGATCACCTTGATCTCCCCACGGTACCCGGCATCAACCGTCCCTGGGGCATTCACCAGGGCGACACCGAGGCGGGCGGCGAGACCGGAACGTGGGTGCACGAAGGCCGCGTACCCCTCCGGCAGGGCGACTGACACCCCGGTGGGCAGTACGGCCCGCTCCCCCGGCTTCAGTTCGCGGCTGACGGTGGTGCGCAGATCGGCTCCCGCGTCACCGGGGTGCGCGTACGTCGGCAGCGGTACGTCGGGGTCGACGCGCCGGATCAGCACGTCGAGTTCTCGACGGGGCTCACGGCTCACGGGTTCACCTCGAAGGCACGGGCACGGCGGACCTGGTCCGGGTCGTTCATGGCGGCCCGGATCTCCTCCGGGCGGCCGTTGTCGATGAAGTGGTCGACCTTCACCTCGATGAAGAGGGCGTCGGCGCGGACGGCGACGGGCCCGTCGGGACCACCGATCCGTCCGGTGGCGGTCGAGTAGATCTTGCGGTCCGCCACCGCCGTCACCTCCGCCTCCAGATACAGCACCGTGCCCACCGGAACGGGCCGCACGAAGTCGGTCTCCAGCCGCCCGGTCACGGCGATCGTGCGCAGCAGCCAGTTGAGCGAGCCGAGGGTCTCGTCGAGGGCGCTCGCGAGCACACCGCCGTGCGCGAGTCCGGGGGCGCCCTGATGGGCGGGCTGCACGGTGAACTCGGCGGTGATGCTGACGCCGTCACCGGCACGCGCCTGCAGGTGCAGCCCGTGGGCCTGCTCGCCGCCGCAGCCGAAACACTCGCCGTAGTGCGCACCGAGAAGCTCACCGGGCGCGGGAGCATCGGGGTGCCGGGCCGGTTTCACGGCGTCGGCCGGAGGCTTGAGAGTTGCGGAAGTACCACTCACAGCCGCAGACCTTACCCGCGCGTCGGCGGGTTCCGGACACCGTGCCAAGCTTGGCTTCATGCAGCTCTCCGCCGCCCCGTACGAAGAACGCCTGACCGCCCCCCGCACCTGGTGGCTGATCTCGTTCCTGGTCGGGGTCTCCCTGGCCCTGATCCTCCTGCCCTTCGGCACGCTGCCCATGCTCGCGGGCCTCGCCGGCGGGACCGCCGCGGCAGCCGTCATGGCGAGCTCGTACGGCTCGGTCCGCATCCGTCTGGTGGGCGACTCGCTGATCGCGGGCGAGGCGAAGATCCCGGTGCGTGCCCTCGGCGAGGCACACGTCCTGGACCCCGAGGAGGCCCGCGCCTGGCGCACCCACAAGGCCGACACCCGGGCCTTCCTCCTCCTGCGCGCCTACATCCCCACGGCACTGCGCGTGGAGGTCACGGACCCCGAGGACCCGACCCCGTACCTGTACCTGTCGACTCGGGAGCCGGAGCGGTTGGCGGAGGCGATCAGGGCCGCGAAGGCCTCGGTCTAGAACACCGGAGCGGGCCTTCACCGGCCTGGTCAAGGCTTGTGCTCGCCGTGGCAAAACTTCGCCGCGGCCACGCCGAACGGCCTCTGCGCGGCCGCCGTACCGCCTCCCCCTGGGAGATCTCAGCGGCCCCCGAGCCTCTTGCGCCCGCGTACCCGCCCGATGTCACCCATCTCCAGCGGTTCCGCCGGGCGCTCCAGCGGGGGCAGTTCCGGCAACTCGTCCCACGGCACCTGGATCTTGCGCAGGTCCGCCCGAATCCGGGCCGCGAGCTTCTTGGTGTCCCGGCGGTTCATGACCGCGCCCACCGCGGCTCCCACCATGAAGGGCATGAGGTTCGGCAGATTCCGGACCATCCGCTTCATGATCTGCTGACGCAGCTCCCGCTTCATCTGCCCACCGAGAGCGGCGTTGACCGTCGCCGGCTTCATCGGGTCGATGCCGCGCTCCTCGGACCACGAGGACAGATACGCGGTACTGCGGTTCTTCAGATTGCCGGGCGGGCGTACGCCGTACACCTCGTGCAGCTCGGCGATCAGCTTCAGTTCGATCGCCGCCACACCGGTGATCTCGGCGGCCAGCTCCATCGGCATCGCGGGCGGCACCGGCAGCATCGCCGCCGCACCGACTCCCGCGCCGACCGTCGAGCTCGCGTTCGCCGCGCCTGCCACGAGCTTGTCCGCGATCTGCTCGGGCCCCAGGCCCGGGAATTGTCGGCGAAGGGTCGCGAGGTCGCGTACGGGGATCCGCGGGGCGTTCTCGATGATGCGGTCGGCGAGGTACCCAAGTCCGGCTCTGGCGCGGCTGCCGCCCTTACGGACGCCTTCCCGGGCCTTCTCCCGGATCACCGCGGCCCGCCGCCGAACGACGGGCGCGGCAACCTCCGCCGGTGCCGGGAGACCGGCCCCGACGTCGGTTCGAGCGAGGCCCCCGTACCGGATGAGCCCCGCCCGTCGTCACGCGCGCCGTACGGGCCGTCGGACGGCCCTTCGTCCGCTCCCGACCGTCGGGAGCGGCGCTTCCAAGGTGGGGTCGAGCCAGTCATGCCCGACCCGACCTCAGTCGCAGTCGCGGCAGATCGGCTGACCGTTCTTCTCCCGGGCCAGCTGGCTGCGGTGGTGCACCAGGAAGCAGCTCATGCAGGTGAACTCATCCTGCTGCTTCGGCAGCACCCGGACGGCCAGCTCCTCATTGGAGAGGTCCGCGCCGGGCAGCTCAAGGCCTTCTGCGGCCTCGAACTCGTCGACGTCCACAGAGGAAGTCGACTTGTCGTTCCGCCTGGCCTTGAGCTCTTCAAGGCTGTCCGAGTCGACGTCGTCGTCGGTCTTGCGTGGGGTGTCGTAATCCGTTGCCATGTCGCTCTCCCCCTCTGGGTGTCTGCGGTGTCTCCAGCGCACGTAACGCGTGAGAGGCCGGACTTGTGCCCGACCCGAGGCGGAGATTTTGCCTCACATCAAGGTCTGTTACTCAATCGACACCCAACCGGACTCCTCAAGAGTGATCGGCTTGGATGGCGAACGGGACCGTACACGGTCCTAATGCCGCAGTTCAAAGGCGTCTCACCGTGTACTTCCCGTGATCAAGACCCCCGAAAACCCGGATTTTCCCGGCTTTCCGACGGTCCGCATGATCACTTTCAGTAGATGGCCAGAAAATCGCCCTTGTGATCGATCACACACGGGGCCGCTCGCCGAGTGCCCAGAAAATTCCGCGCAAAGCGAACATCCCCCGTATCTCCGTCGGGTGTCGGCGCACATGGTCTCAGATCGGCAGAGTCACCCGCATCACGAGTCCTCCGCCCTCACGCGGCTGCGCCGTGATGTGCCCGCCGTGTGCTCGGGCCACGGACCGCACGATGGACAGCCCCAGGCCGACGCCCTTGTCGCTGCCCGTGCGCTCCGTACGCAGCCGTCTGAACGGCTCGAAGAGATTGTCGATCTCGTACGCCGGCACCACCGGCCCGGTGTTCGACACGAGCAGGACCGCCTGCCCGTGCTGGACGTCGGTGGTCACCTCGACCCAGCCGCCCTCCGGGATGTTGTAGCGGACGGCGTTCTGCACCAGGTTCAGCGCGATCCGCTCCAGCAGCACGCCGTTGCCCTGGACGACCGCGGGCTTCTGCTCGCCGCGGATCACCACGCCCTTGCCCTCGGCATCCGCGTGCACCTGGTCGACGGCCTGCTCGGCCACCTCCGCGAGGTCCACCGGTTTGCGCTCGACGATCTGGTTGTCGCTGCGGGCGAGCAGCAGCAGCCCCTCCACGAGTTGCTCGCTGCGCTCGTTGGTGGCCAGCAGCGTCTTGCCGAGCTGCTGGAGTTCCATCGGTGCGTTCGGGTCCGACAGGTGCACCTCGAGGAGCGTGCGGTTGATCGCCAGCGGGGTGCGCAGCTCGTGCGAGGCATTGCCGACGAAGCGCTGCTGTGCGGTGAACGCCCGCTGCAGCCGCTCCAGCATCTCGTCGAAGGTGTCGGCGAGTTCCTTCAGCTCGTCGTCCGGGCCGTCCAGTTCGATACGGCGGGACAGGTCCGAGCCCGCCACCGCGCGCGCGGTCCGGGTGATCCGGCCCAGCGGCGACAGGACCCGGCCGGCCATGGCGTAGCCGAAGGCGAAGGCGATGACGGCGAGGCCGAGGAGGGCGAGGAGGGAGCGGCTGAGCAGATTGTCCAGGGCGTGCCGGCGCTGGTCGTCGATGCAGGCGCTGATCGCCTCGTTGAACTGGGAGAACGTGAGGTTGTCGGACTTGATCGCGGGGCAGTTGTCGCTCGTGACCTGGAGCTGGGTGGCGTCCACGATCTTGAACAGCGGTTCGTTGCCCGTGTTGATCGCCTGTGCGGCCAGCAGGTAGATGATCGACAGCAGCAGGATGCCGGCGATCAGGAACATGCCGCCGTACAGCAGCGTGAGCCTTATCCGGATGGTGGGACGCAGCCACGGGAAGGGGGGCTCCACCCTCCGGGGGTCCCAGGTGGGCTTCGGGGGCGCCTGCGGAGGCGCGGGAGTCGCGGCCATGGCCGATCAGATCCGGTAGCCGGAGCCGGGCACGGTGACGATCACCGGAGGCTCCCCCAGCTTGCGGCGCAGTGTCATGACGGTCACCCGCACCACGTTCGTGAAGGGGTCGGTGTTCTCGTCCCAGGCCTTCTCCAGCAACTGCTCGGCGGAGACCACCGCCCCCTCGCTGCGCATCAGCACTTCCAGGACGGCGAACTCCTTCGGCGCGAGCTGCACCTCCTTGCCGTCGCGGAAGACCTCGCGGCGATTGGGGTCGAGCTTGATGCCGGCACGCTCCAGGACGGGCGGCAGCGGCACGCTCGTACGGCGGCCGAGGGCACGCACGCGTGCCGTCAGCTCACTGAAGGCGAAGGGCTTGGGGAGATAGTCGTCGGCGCCGATCTCCAGCCCCTCCACGCGGTCGCTGACGTCGCCGGAGGCCGTGAGCATCAGCACGCGCGTGGGCATGCCGAGTTCGACGATCTTGCGGCAGACGTCGTCGCCGTGCACCAGCGGGAGGTCGCGGTCGAGGACGACCACGTCGTAGTCGTTGACGCCGATGCGCTCCAGGGCGGCCGCACCGTCGTACACGACGTCGACGGCCATGGCCTCCCGGCGCAGTCCGGTGGCCACCGCATCGGCGAGCAGTTGCTCGTCCTCGACGACGAGTACGCGCACGTCGCTTGTCCTTCCTGTGTCCACCCGCGTAGCGCTTGTCTCGCCCGCGAGCAGGGGTGTTGGTCGGGTGTCTTGGCCTCCATCCTGCACTTTTCCGCCATAAGTCGGCGGTAAGGCGGGTGTGCGGACCATGAAGGACGGGTGTGAAGCCCGGGAATGCGAGATTTTCTCTTGCGGTTGAGGTTTCCGCGGAAGGGACCGGGGGGAGGACGGCTTTACACCCCGCGATCACGCTCTGCTCGTGCCGCACCACCATGCGGTACGAATCGATCCGCTTTCCGCAGAGCGGGCGTGGGTGTCCGGCACCGTCGCCGCCCGGCCAGGGCAGCGCTGGGCACCTATCGGAGACGTGATCGCCCCTTCCGAACGGCACACCCCCGTGCCACCGACCCACGACCCAGGACGAGGGGGCGCAGCATGGACGCATTCACCGCAGGACTTCTGCAGCGCATAAGGGCGACCGAGTCCGACCTGACGCGGGCTCGTGACGAGGGCGACGACTTCCTCGTCGAGGTGGAGCAGGGCGAGCTCGACGACCTGCGCCGCCTCGCCGCCGAGCACGGTGTGGAAGTCGGCGCGTCACGCGTCTGACCAGCACGACGAAGGGGCCCCGGCGAATCCAGCGCCGGGGCCCCTTCGCGTCCTCCCGCGATCAGTCGTGCCAAGCGCCGAAGTCCTCCAGGAGCCGCTGGAGGGGCTCGAAGACTCCCGGCGTGGCCGCCACCGCGAGGTCGCGTGACGGGCGCTCTCCGGGGCGCCCGCCGGTCAGGGCGCCCGCTTCCCGTGCGATCAGGTCGCCCGCGGCCACGTCCCAGGCGTTGAGGCCGCGCTCGTAGTAGCCGTCGAGGCGGCCCGCGGCCAGGTCGCACAGGTCGATCGCGGCCGAGCCACCGCGCCGGATGTCACGCAGGAGGGGGATCAGCCGCTGCGCGACGTCGGCCTGGTGGGCGCGGACCTCGGTGACGTAGTTGAAGCCGGTCGAGACCAGGGCCTGGTCCAGGGGCGCGGTGGGCCGGCAGCTGAGCCTGCGCTCGCCGTCCCAGGGCCCCGTGGCCCAGGCGCCGGTGCCGCGGACCGCGTGGTAGGTCTCGCCGCGCATCGGGGCCGCCACGACGCCGACGACCGCTTCACCGTCCTGCTCGGCGGCGATGGAGACGGACCAAGTGGGCAGTCCGTACAGGTAGTTGACCGTGCCGTCGAGCGGATCGATCACCCAGCGGATGCCGCTCGTGCCCTCGGTGGAGGCGCCCTCCTCGCCGAGGAAGCCGTCGTCCGGGCGGTGCTCGGAGATCAGATCGGTGATCAGCTTCTCCGCCGCGATGTCCATCTCCGTGACCACGTCGATCGGGCTCGACTTGGTCGCGGCGACCGCGAGGTCGGCCGGGCGGCCGTCGCGCAGCAGCTCGCCCGCGCGACGGGCGGCCTCGCGGGCCAGCCGGAGCAGTTCCGAGTGCAGGGGGTCGGTCACGGGGCTCCTCACGCGTACGGGCTGTCGGCGCCCGCGGCGGCCGGCCTGGGGGCGCGGGCCGGGCAGCAGCCGATCGGGCAGAGGTTGTGGTCGGCGCCGAGCGCACCGAGGGCGCAGGGCGTGACCTCCTGGCCGCGCTCCACGGCGGCACGCTCCAGGACGAGGTCGCGGATCGCGGCGGCGAACCGCGGGTCGTCGCCGACGGTGGCCGAGCGGCGCATCGGCAGGCCGAGCTCCTCGGCCTTGGCCTTGGCCTCCGTGTCGAGGTCGTAGAGGACCTCCATGTGGTCGGAGACGAAGCCGATGGGCGAGATCACGACCGCCGGGACCCCGGCCTCGTGCCGCTCCTCGAGGTGGTCGCAGATGTCGGGCTCCAGCCACGGGATGTGCGGGGCGCCGGAGCGGGACTGGTAGACGAGCTGCCAGGGGTGGTCGACGCCGGTGCGCTCGCGTACGGCGTCGGCGATCAGCCGCGCGACGTCCAGGTGCTGCTCGACGTACGCGCCGCCGTCGCCCTGCTCCTCGACCGGGCCGGAGGTGTCCGCGGCCGCGGTCGGGATCGAGTGGGTCGAGAAGGCGATGTGCGCGCCGTCCCGGATGTCCTCGGGAAGGTAGGCGAGGGACTCGACGACACCGTCGATCATCGGCTCCAGGAAGCCCGGGTGGTTGAAGTAGTGCCGCAGCTTGTCGACCTTCGGCAGCTCCAGGCCCTCGGCCTCGAGGGCGGCGAGCGAGTCGGCGAGGTTCTCGCGGTACTGGCGGCAGCCCGAGTAGGAGGCGTAGGCGCTGGTGGCGAGGACGATGATCCGGCGGCGGCCGTCGGCGACCATCTCGCGCAGGGTGTCCGTCAGGTACGGCGCCCAGTTGCGGTTGCCCCAGTAGATCGGCAGGTCCAGGCCGTGCTCGGCGAAGTCCTTGCGGAGGGCGTCGAGCAGGGCGCGGTTCTGGTCGTTGATGGGGCTGACCCCGCCGAACAGGAAGTAGTGTTCGCCGACTTCCTTCAGGCGTTCCTGGGGGATGCCCCGCCCACGGGTCACGTTCTCCAGGAACGGGATCACGTCGTCCGGGCCCTCGGGGCCGCCGAAGGAGAGCAGGAGCAGGGCGTCGTAGGGGGTGGCATCGCGCGCGTCTGGCATGGGTCGATCCTGTCATTCGGTACTGACAGCCGGGAAACGGCGGGGTGACCACCCGGGTTCCCGGTTCGTCCGGCCAGGTGCGTTAGGGTCACCTAACTCGTAAGCTGTATCGGCCGCCCACGCGCCTTACTGAGTCGCCCTGAGCCGCCCCGAGTTGCCCCACCCGCCGCAGTCCCGCCCCTTCCGCCTGACCGGAGACCCTCGTGCCGAGCCCCTACCGCGCCCTGTTCGCCGCCCCCGGCACCAAGGGCTTCACCGCCGCGGGCTTCCTCGGCCGGATGCCGCTGTCGATGATGGGCATCGGCGTGGTCACGATGGTCTCCCAGCTGACCGGGCGCTACGGCCTCGCCGGCGCCCTGTCGGCCACGATCGCGCTCGCCGCGGCGGTGGCGGGCCCGCAGGTCTCACGGCTGGTCGACCAGTACGGGCAACGGCGGGTGCTGCGCCCGGCGACGCTGATCTCGCTCGTGGCGGGGGCCGGGCTGCTGTTCGCCGCGCACTACGGCTGGCCGGACTGGGTGCTGTTCGTGGCCTGCGTCGGCATCGGCTGCGTGCCCAGCGTCGGGGCGATGACCCGCGCCCGCTGGGCCGCGCTGTACCGGGAGACGCCACAGCTGCACACCGCGTACTCCTTCGAGTCCGTGATCGACGAGGTGTGTTTCATCTTCGGGCCGATCATCTCCATCGGCCTGTCCACGGCGTGGTTCCCCGAGGCGGGGCCGCTGCTCGCCGGATGCTTCCTGGCCGTCGGCGTCTTCTGGCTGACCGCCCAGCGGGCCACCGAGCCCGCGCCGCATCCGCGCGAGAAACGGGGTGTCAGCTCGGCCCTGCGCGCCCCGGGGCTGCAGGTCCTGGTGGCCACCTTCGTGGCGACCGGAGCGATCTTCGGGTCCGTCGACGTGGTCACGGTGGCCTTCGCGGACGAGCAGGGGCACAAGGGCGCCGCGAGCGTGGTCCTCGCGCTGTACGCGGCGGGCTCCTGCGCGGCGGGGCTGGTCTTCGGGCTGTTGCGCTTCAAGGGGGCGCCCGAACCTCGCTGGCTGCTGGGCATATGCGCGATGGCCGTGAGTATGATCCCCCTCCTACTGGTCGGAAACTTGCCGTTTCTGGCCGTGGCGCTCTTCGTCTCGGGCATGGCGGTCGCTCCCACGATGATCACCACCATGTCCCTGATCGAAGAGCACGTACCACGCGCGCAACTGACCGAGGGCATGACCTGGGTGAGCACCGGGCTCGCGGTCGGGGTCGCGCTCGGCTCCTCCGCGGCCGGCTGGGTGATCGACGCGGCCGGTGCGGACGCCGGGTACGGGGTTCCGGCGGTGTCCGGGGCCGTCGCGGTCACGGTCGGTTTCCTGGGGTACCGCCGGCTCAGCAGGCCGGCTCCGCGTCGGGGAGGCACCGTTGAGCAGCACAGCGAGCGGCAGGAACGGCACGTGGCGTAACTGGGGCGGCAACATCGCCGCCCGCCCCGCGCGGGAGGTCACTCCGGCCTCGGTCGATGAGCTGTCCGCGGCGATACGCCGGGCCGCCGAAGACGGCCTGAAGGTGAAAGCGGTCGGCAGCGGACACTCGTTCACGTCCATCGCCGCCACCGACGGCGTGTTGATCCGCCCTCAACTGTTGACCGGCATCCGCAACATTGACCGGGATGCCATGACTGTCACCGTCGAGGCCGGTACCCCGCTCAAGAGGCTCAACATGGCCCTGGCGCGCGAGGGCCTGTCGCTCACCAACATGGGCGACATCATGGAGCAGACGGTCTCGGGCGCCACCAGCACCGGCACGCACGGCACAGGCCGCGAGTCGGCCTCGATCGCCGCCCAGATCAAGGGCCTGGAACTGGTCACGGCCGACGGTTCGGTGCTCAGCTGCTCCGAAAAGGAGAACCCGGAAGTCTTCGCGGCGGCCCGCATCGGCCTCGGCGCCCTGGGCATCGTCACCGCGATCACCTTCGCCGTGGAGCCGATCTTCCTGCTCTCCGCACGCGAGGAGCCGATGCCGTTCGACAAGGTCCTGGCCGACTTCGACGAACTGTGGGCGGAGAACGAGCACTTCGAGTTCTACTGGTTCCCGCACACCGGCAACACCAACACCAAGCGCAACAACCGCAGCGCGGGTCCCGAGAAGCCGGTGCCGCAACTCCAGGGCTGGTTCGAGGACGAGTTCCTCTCCAACGGCGTCTTCCAGGCGGCCCAGTGGGTCGGCCGTGCGGTACCCGCCGCCGTCCCGGCGATCGCCCAGATCTCCAGCAAGGCGCTGTCCGCGCGGACCTACACGGACATCCCCTACAAGGTCTTCACATCACCGCGCCGGGTGCGCTTCGTGGAGATGGAGTACGCCGTCCCGCGCGCGGCCGTCGTCGAGACGCTGCGCGAACTGAAGGCCATGCTCGACCGCTCCGGCCTCAGGGTCAGCTTCCCGGTCGAGGTGCGCACCGCCCCGGCCGACGACATCACGCTGTCCACCGCGTCGGGCCGCGACAGCGCGTACATCGCCGTCCACATGGTCAAGGGCACGCCGTACCAGCGGTACTTCAGCGCCGCCGAGCGCATCTTCACCGCGCACGAGGGGCGGCCGCACTGGGGGAAGGTGCACACGCGGGACGCCGAGTACTTCGCCCAGGTGTACCCGCGCTTCGGTGAGTTCACGGCGCTGCGGGACCGACTCGATCCGGA
Above is a window of Streptomyces sp. DT2A-34 DNA encoding:
- a CDS encoding HAMP domain-containing sensor histidine kinase, whose product is MAATPAPPQAPPKPTWDPRRVEPPFPWLRPTIRIRLTLLYGGMFLIAGILLLSIIYLLAAQAINTGNEPLFKIVDATQLQVTSDNCPAIKSDNLTFSQFNEAISACIDDQRRHALDNLLSRSLLALLGLAVIAFAFGYAMAGRVLSPLGRITRTARAVAGSDLSRRIELDGPDDELKELADTFDEMLERLQRAFTAQQRFVGNASHELRTPLAINRTLLEVHLSDPNAPMELQQLGKTLLATNERSEQLVEGLLLLARSDNQIVERKPVDLAEVAEQAVDQVHADAEGKGVVIRGEQKPAVVQGNGVLLERIALNLVQNAVRYNIPEGGWVEVTTDVQHGQAVLLVSNTGPVVPAYEIDNLFEPFRRLRTERTGSDKGVGLGLSIVRSVARAHGGHITAQPREGGGLVMRVTLPI
- a CDS encoding DUF3093 domain-containing protein translates to MQLSAAPYEERLTAPRTWWLISFLVGVSLALILLPFGTLPMLAGLAGGTAAAAVMASSYGSVRIRLVGDSLIAGEAKIPVRALGEAHVLDPEEARAWRTHKADTRAFLLLRAYIPTALRVEVTDPEDPTPYLYLSTREPERLAEAIRAAKASV
- a CDS encoding D-arabinono-1,4-lactone oxidase, whose translation is MSSTASGRNGTWRNWGGNIAARPAREVTPASVDELSAAIRRAAEDGLKVKAVGSGHSFTSIAATDGVLIRPQLLTGIRNIDRDAMTVTVEAGTPLKRLNMALAREGLSLTNMGDIMEQTVSGATSTGTHGTGRESASIAAQIKGLELVTADGSVLSCSEKENPEVFAAARIGLGALGIVTAITFAVEPIFLLSAREEPMPFDKVLADFDELWAENEHFEFYWFPHTGNTNTKRNNRSAGPEKPVPQLQGWFEDEFLSNGVFQAAQWVGRAVPAAVPAIAQISSKALSARTYTDIPYKVFTSPRRVRFVEMEYAVPRAAVVETLRELKAMLDRSGLRVSFPVEVRTAPADDITLSTASGRDSAYIAVHMVKGTPYQRYFSAAERIFTAHEGRPHWGKVHTRDAEYFAQVYPRFGEFTALRDRLDPDRRFQNDYLRRVLGA
- a CDS encoding inositol monophosphatase family protein, with product MTDPLHSELLRLAREAARRAGELLRDGRPADLAVAATKSSPIDVVTEMDIAAEKLITDLISEHRPDDGFLGEEGASTEGTSGIRWVIDPLDGTVNYLYGLPTWSVSIAAEQDGEAVVGVVAAPMRGETYHAVRGTGAWATGPWDGERRLSCRPTAPLDQALVSTGFNYVTEVRAHQADVAQRLIPLLRDIRRGGSAAIDLCDLAAGRLDGYYERGLNAWDVAAGDLIAREAGALTGGRPGERPSRDLAVAATPGVFEPLQRLLEDFGAWHD
- the dut gene encoding dUTP diphosphatase, with translation MSREPRRELDVLIRRVDPDVPLPTYAHPGDAGADLRTTVSRELKPGERAVLPTGVSVALPEGYAAFVHPRSGLAARLGVALVNAPGTVDAGYRGEIKVIVVNLDPHETVRFERFDRIAQLVVQQVEKVRFQEVAELPDSARAEGGFGSTGGHAAVGGTSSTSGQAADGGATGGNRYASVVSDREGQ
- a CDS encoding PaaI family thioesterase; the encoded protein is MSGTSATLKPPADAVKPARHPDAPAPGELLGAHYGECFGCGGEQAHGLHLQARAGDGVSITAEFTVQPAHQGAPGLAHGGVLASALDETLGSLNWLLRTIAVTGRLETDFVRPVPVGTVLYLEAEVTAVADRKIYSTATGRIGGPDGPVAVRADALFIEVKVDHFIDNGRPEEIRAAMNDPDQVRRARAFEVNP
- a CDS encoding DUF3710 domain-containing protein, which encodes MFGRRKKKGAAEDAAGEPEQVVDIDTEADDDGTRERVRLEPEPRPDGPWDSSEVRDPGEGRVDLGGLLVPGVDGMELRVEVAGDAIVAATVVLRDSAIQLQAFAAPKREGIWGEVREEIGSGITQQGGIIDEVEGPLGWELRAQVPVQLPDGTGGFQVVRFVGVDGPRWFLRGVISGQGAVQPQAAGLLEQIFRDTVVVRGEGPMAPRDPIVLKLPNDAQMVPEGVQQEEAGSRFGGGMGQLQRGPEITEVR
- a CDS encoding MFS transporter; this encodes MPSPYRALFAAPGTKGFTAAGFLGRMPLSMMGIGVVTMVSQLTGRYGLAGALSATIALAAAVAGPQVSRLVDQYGQRRVLRPATLISLVAGAGLLFAAHYGWPDWVLFVACVGIGCVPSVGAMTRARWAALYRETPQLHTAYSFESVIDEVCFIFGPIISIGLSTAWFPEAGPLLAGCFLAVGVFWLTAQRATEPAPHPREKRGVSSALRAPGLQVLVATFVATGAIFGSVDVVTVAFADEQGHKGAASVVLALYAAGSCAAGLVFGLLRFKGAPEPRWLLGICAMAVSMIPLLLVGNLPFLAVALFVSGMAVAPTMITTMSLIEEHVPRAQLTEGMTWVSTGLAVGVALGSSAAGWVIDAAGADAGYGVPAVSGAVAVTVGFLGYRRLSRPAPRRGGTVEQHSERQERHVA
- a CDS encoding response regulator transcription factor; protein product: MRVLVVEDEQLLADAVATGLRREAMAVDVVYDGAAALERIGVNDYDVVVLDRDLPLVHGDDVCRKIVELGMPTRVLMLTASGDVSDRVEGLEIGADDYLPKPFAFSELTARVRALGRRTSVPLPPVLERAGIKLDPNRREVFRDGKEVQLAPKEFAVLEVLMRSEGAVVSAEQLLEKAWDENTDPFTNVVRVTVMTLRRKLGEPPVIVTVPGSGYRI
- a CDS encoding DUF4193 domain-containing protein, with translation MATDYDTPRKTDDDVDSDSLEELKARRNDKSTSSVDVDEFEAAEGLELPGADLSNEELAVRVLPKQQDEFTCMSCFLVHHRSQLAREKNGQPICRDCD
- a CDS encoding ferrochelatase, whose amino-acid sequence is MPDARDATPYDALLLLSFGGPEGPDDVIPFLENVTRGRGIPQERLKEVGEHYFLFGGVSPINDQNRALLDALRKDFAEHGLDLPIYWGNRNWAPYLTDTLREMVADGRRRIIVLATSAYASYSGCRQYRENLADSLAALEAEGLELPKVDKLRHYFNHPGFLEPMIDGVVESLAYLPEDIRDGAHIAFSTHSIPTAAADTSGPVEEQGDGGAYVEQHLDVARLIADAVRERTGVDHPWQLVYQSRSGAPHIPWLEPDICDHLEERHEAGVPAVVISPIGFVSDHMEVLYDLDTEAKAKAEELGLPMRRSATVGDDPRFAAAIRDLVLERAAVERGQEVTPCALGALGADHNLCPIGCCPARAPRPAAAGADSPYA